GGACGAGAGAGGGATGAGCAGGGCGGGGAGCGGCGAAGGGTCTGACGGCGTGAGTGCCCCCGCGAAGGCCCTGCTGAAGTTTTCCACGCCCCGCGATCCCGCTGCCCTGGCTGCGTTCATCAACCTGCGCGTCCTCAATCCGGAACACGAGCACTGGCGGCGCGGCGTGGAAGCGGCCGTCATCTACGCCCGCGAGCGCGGCGACCTGAAGGTGCCGTTCACGTTCCGCGTGCCCGCCGTCGACGACCAGGAGGCGAAGGGCGAGGGGTGGCCGGCCTCGCTCGCGGGGTTCCCGCTGGGGCAGTGGACCGCTGATGCGCGCCGGTCCTACGCCCGCGGGGACATGGACCAGGACCGCGTTGCCCAGCTGGAGAAGCTCGGCATGATCTGGTCCCACTTCGACGTCGCGTGGCAGGAGGGACTTGCCGCCGCGCGCGGGTGGGCCGCCGAGAACGGGCACCTCCTGGCGCCGCTGGGCGCCACCTTCCAGGGCGCAGCGGTGGGCATCTGGCTGAAGAACGCGCGGGCCGCCGCCCGCAAAGCGCAGGACAACGAGCGACGGCGCGCGCAGGGGCTGCCGGTTCAGTCGTCGGCCGGGGCGCTGTCAGAGACGCGGCGCGAGCAGCTGGAGGACATCGACGCATCCTGGTGCCCGTCATGGCCCGTGGCGTGGCAACGGTGCTTCCACCTGGTGCGGCTGCACCTGAACGCGGGCCAGGCGCTGCCCATCGCAGCGGGCGAGGTCCTGCGTCAGGGCGAGGACCTGGGGCGGTGGGTGACGTCGGTGCGGGACAAGTGGGACCAACTCACCAGCGTGCAGCAGTGGATGTGCGAACACGTCCTCGGGATCGAGCCTGCGCCCGAGGAGGAGAAGCCGAAGCGGCCCCGTACGCAGGCCGACAAGTGGACCGCCCACCTTGGTGCGGCCCGGCAGTTCTTCGAGCGCGAGGGCCACCTCAAGGTCCCCCGCAAGCATGTCGAGACCGTGCTCTCCGAGGACGGCCGAGAGGACCAGTACCGCCTCGGGGCGTGGGTCAGCAACCAGCGGAGCCGGGCCGCCGCGCTGACCTCGGAGCGGATGGGGCAGCTGTCCGAGGTCGGGATGCGGTGGTCCTGATGATGGACGTCGTCGTCACCGCGGCCGCCACACTCGCGGCCAGTTAACTGCTCGGGGGCTGCGTCCCTGGCGGCGTACGGGCGACTGGGCGACCGACCAGGTCCGCTTCACCGGAGCGTGGGGCCGAGGCGGCACCGTGCGGCAGGCTCTCGTCGTCCTGGTCCACGTCGTCACCGCGCCGCGCACCAGCTGGCGCATCGGCACACCGGCACACCGGCATCGTCTGGCCCGAAGGCCCGCATCAGCGATGCTGACGCGGGCCTTCGGCGTGGCGCAGGCATGCTCAACGCCGTCGGGGTCAGTCGTCGTCGGGGGCGGTCGGCGAAGGCGGTGCGGTCCGGTTCAGGAGGCGTTCACGGTGGCTGCGCCGGTCTCTCCACCACTCCAGGCGGTCGCGAGAATTCTGGGGAAGTGCGGCCTGCAGGATCAAGGTGAGGGCACCGGGCAGCGAGGCGGCCAGGAGGATCCACCAGGGCGCGCCAGATGCGGAGAGCGCGACGGGCGGTGCGGACGAGGCGAGGCCGGCCCCGAGCAGGGACGTGGTGTTGGGGGCGGGCATGTGGGCCTCCTGACGCTGATTGGAGGGCCCAACGTGACAGTTGCTGCGATAGTCCATTCGAGGTCTTCGGCGTCGTCGCAGGTCGCTGCCGATTAACCACGGACAACCGGCGTATTGGCGCCGGACAAAGCGAACGGGGGCAGGCCATGGCACGGCCGTTAGGACCGCCGAAGGGCCGTACGGCCGCGGCGAACACGTTCGCCATGTGGCTGCGCACGATCATCGGCGACAAGACGGGAGCCGACCTCGAGGAGCGGTTCCACTACAAGAGCTCCGCCTGGTCCGACTACCGCCAGGGCAGGACCCTCATCTCCGAGGAGTTGCTGCGCACGCTCGTCGAGACGTACGTCAGCGGACCGGGTGAACAGGCGGAGGAGTTAGCCACCGGCAAGCGGCTGCTGGATGCGGCGCGGGAGGCCGCACAGCTCCTGGACGCCCCGCCCGGACAGCGCTCCGCGCCGCCGGCGGGCCGCAGCGAGGGCCGGGTCGACCTCGTCGATGCCCTGGTACGCCTCGACAACGCCCGGCAGTTGCAGATCGACGCGATCCAGAAACTCGCCGATTCCGAGCGCACCCGCGACCACTTCGAGCGCATCGCGGCCGCCCTGCAGGAGAGGTGCGACCTCCTGGAGGCCGAACTCAAAACGGTCCGCATCCAAGCCCGCGAGGAAGCCCGCACCGAGCTGCGCAGAGAACTCGACCTGTCGGTCGAATACCGGCGCCAGGCCGACGAGAAGCTCGCGCAGGCCCGACGGACCGAAGAGCACGCCCGCACCCTGCAGGCCACCGCCACCCAGAACGTGACCCGGGAGCGCATCGTGCTGCGCGAGGCCGAACAAGACGAGGCATCCGAGACCGAAGAGGAGCTGCCCGCCCCGGTGGTGTCCATCGCCGAGGAGCTGGGACTGCTGCCCCTGGACCTGATACCCGATCTAATGCGGGTCGGCCAGGAACGGCTCGACGACCAGGACCAGGAACTGGCTGCACTCGACGAGAAGATCGGTCTCAGCACGACAGAGGGCGATGACGGACACGAGAGCGAGGAGAGCGGCGGCACGGTCCTCCAAGGCGAGGTGGCCCGTGACTCCTCATCCGCGAGCGCACCAGCCACAAAAGAACAGGGGGACGTCCACGCCGACGCAGCGGACCAGCCGGATCCGGGAGTTGTCCGCGGAGAACAACCGGAGAACCCGGAGAACTCTGTGACCAGCAACGATCCTGCATCAGGTTCTCCGGACAACGACGATGGGACGACCGGAGAACCGGCCGACCTGCGACAGGACGAAATCCTTCTCGGCCTCCTCGCGGACGCCATCACATGGACCTTGTTCGGCGAGGCCCTGCGCCACCTGCACACCCGGGCAGGGACCGAAGCTCCCTCTCTCACCATCCTGGCCGCGGTCGTACGCGGCGATGGCAACGAGGGAGGCACCACAACCATGCTTGAGCAGCGAGTCGAGAGCTGGCTCAAGGGGGAGCCGATGTACTCGCACCACTTGAGCCGGTTGGTACGGAGCATGGGGGCGAGCAATCTGGAGGCCGAGGCGTTCCTCCTGGCCCGCGAGCGCATTGTCGCCGCCGAGAATGAACAGACGCAGCACCCTCAACCGGCGAACATCTCCGGACTCAGGAGAAAGACGGCCTGGACCATCGCTCTCGTGACGTCCCTGCTGATGGGCGGGCCCACGGCCGCCTGGACGGCCGGTGTGCAGGCGCACCCCGGAATCTCCGTCTGGCAACTGATCCTTTACGCGATCGGCACCTTGGTCGCCTTCTGCCTGGTGGGATTCCTTGGCGTCGGGATGATCATCACTGCGCTGGGGGTGGAAGGCTCAGCGGCCGAGGACGCTCCTGCGACCTTCATCTTGATTGTCGGGCTTCTGGCTGGCCTTGCTGGTCTCGTCGCGCCGTGGGTCATCGGTACGGACGTCCTCGGCCACTGGCTCGCCGACCAGGTCGGGCTGCTCCCCGCACCGTCCGGGAAGCACGGCTGACCCGGGTAGCCGTGAGAGGAGGGCGTGCTCCCCACCCGCGTGCAGCGTCAGCGCCCGCAGTGCGGGCACCGTGTGCTCGCACTGCGCCCTCGGGTGGCGATGGGTTCGCCCATCTCGCGCAGGCGCCCCGGTGGTAGAAGACGGTCGAGGTCGAGAGGCCGACCGCTTCCGCGAGTTCGCGTATGGAGGGCTCCTCGCCGTACTTGGCGACGTACGCACGCGAACTGCGCAGGATCCGGGTCTGACTGTCCGCGATCATCACGAGTTTTCCCCCAGCGCTCCGGTGCGGGCCAGCTCCTTCAGCGCGACCCGGGCCGCGGGCGTGCCCGCCGGACTCTCCCAATAGGGGTGCGAGGCGATCCTGCGGGACAACTGCAGCAGGCGCCGGCGCTGTGCCGCCGAGCCGGTCGACTGTGCCTCGGCGGCGAGCTCGGCGTAGGTGCGATACCAGTGGGTCTGGGCCTCCAGGAGGTCCGCGGGGAACGGGTGCGAGGTCATACATTGATTGCAACACCTGTTCGAATTTGAGGTCAAAGAGACGCGCGGGACCCGACTACTCGGCGCCTTCCTCGGTCTCCGGGGGCAGCGGGGATGCGTCGCCGTACAGGTAGGCCCACACCCCCTCCTCCCCCGGCACTCGGTACGGAGCCGAAGGGCCGGTGAGATTCCGGCCGGAGACCAGGGACCAGGCCACGGCGAGGGTCGTCTCCTCGTCGGCCGACTGCACGGTGATGCGGGCGAGGCCGGGCTGGGACAGATACGCGGGGCGGGGGCTCATACCCGGGCGGACGCAAGGATCCCGTGCCACGGTTCGGGAAACGGTGCGGAGTTCACCCTCTGGTGTAGCGCTGCTGGTCAGGGTTAGTCGGAACCCACGTAGGAAGGGTGCGGTTCCTGGTCCATCAAGTGATCACGAGCAGCATGATCCACATTACCGAGGCCAGGATCGGCAGCCCGTAGACCATGAAGGGCCACGTTCTAAGCCCCGGCTCTCGGCACGCCGCTTCAGTCTCGGCAACGTCAGGAAACCTGTCGATGACGCGCTGCTGGATCGCAGTGCAGAACTTGAGATGCCGATGCCCAACGAAGAGCCATGTCAGGGTCAATGCGATCCCGAACGCTGCCATGACACGTGCTGGTGTGTTCATCCCGTCTGGTTTTGCGATGGTGCTGTAGGCCACGGCAAGCAGCGACTGAGCGATGAGAAACAAGTTGCCCCGCTGGAAAAGCAGGATCTCTTCATGGAGCACGTGTCCCCATAAGCGGGCGTCAGCTGCTTTCTCTTGCTCTGGGTTCGTGTGGCCGTCCGGTGCCATGCCGCAGACGTACCCACTGCGTGATCGGAGGTATCGCTTCCGCTGCGCCTGAGGCACCGCACGACTGGGTCCGCTGAGTAAACGACTCGATTGAATGAGAGCGGTCACCGGTTGATCCTCC
The sequence above is drawn from the Streptomyces sp. NBC_01465 genome and encodes:
- a CDS encoding DUF6207 family protein; amino-acid sequence: MSPRPAYLSQPGLARITVQSADEETTLAVAWSLVSGRNLTGPSAPYRVPGEEGVWAYLYGDASPLPPETEEGAE